The proteins below come from a single Ochotona princeps isolate mOchPri1 chromosome 13, mOchPri1.hap1, whole genome shotgun sequence genomic window:
- the NT5C2 gene encoding cytosolic purine 5'-nucleotidase isoform X4, translating into MSYRSMFQDVRDAVDWVHYKGSLKEKTVENLEKYVVKDGKLPLLLSRMKEVGKVFLATNSDYKYTDKIMTYLFDFPHGPKPGSSHRPWQSYFDLILVDARKPLFFGEGTVLRQVDTKTGKLKIGTYTGPLQHGIVYSGGSSDTICDLLGAKGKDILYIGDHIFGDILKSKKRQGWRTFLVIPELAQELHVWTDKSSLFEELQSLDIFLAELYKHLDSSSNERPDISSIQRRIKKVTHDMDMCYGMMGSLFRSGSRQTLFASQVMRYADLYAASFINLLYYPFSYLFRAAHVLMPHESTVEHTHVDINEMESPLATRNRTSVDFKDTDYKRHQLTRSISEIKPPNLFPLAPQEITHCHDEDDDEEEEEEEE; encoded by the exons ATGTCCTATCGGAGTATGTTCCAGGATGTGAGGGATGCTGTTGACTGGGTTCATTATAAG gGATCCCTTAAGGAGAAGACGGTTGAAAATCTTGAGAAGTATGTAGTCAAAGAT GGAAAACTGCCTTTGCTTCTGAGCCGAATGAAGGAAGTAGGGAAAGTATTTCTTGCCACAAACAGTGACTATAAATACACGGAT AAAATTATGACGTACCTGTTTGACTTCCCACATGGCCCCAAG CCCGGGAGCTCCCATCGACCATGGCAGTCCTACTTTGACCTCATCTTGGTGGATGCGCGGAAGCCACTCTTCTTCGGGGAAGGCACAGTCCTGCGTCAGGTGGACACT AAGACTGGCAAGCTGAAAATCGGCACCTACACAGGCCCCCTGCAGCATGGCATTGTCTACTCTGGAG GGTCATCTGATACAATATGTGACCTGTTGGGAGCCAAAGGCAAGGACATTTTATACATTGGTGATCACATCTTTGGAGACATTCTAAAATCAAAGAAACGGCAAGGCTGGCGAACTTTCTTGGTGATTCCTGAACTTGCTCAAGAGCTGCATGTCTGGACTGATAAGAGTT CACTTTTTGAAGAGCTTCAGAGTTTGGATATTTTCTTGGCTGAACTTTACAA GCACCTTGACAGCAGTAGCAATGAGCGCCCAGACATTAGCTCCATCCAGAGACGGATTAAG aaagtAACTCATGACATGGATATGTGCTATGGGATGATGGGAAGCCTGTTCCGCAGTGGCTCCAGGCAGACACTCTTTGCCAGTCAAGTGATGCGTTACGCTGATCTCTATGCAGCGTCTTTCATCAACCTGCTGTATTACCCATTCAGCTACCTCTTCAGAGCTGCCCATGTCTTG ATGCCTCACGAATCAACCGTGGAGCACACGCACGTGGATATCAATGAGATGGAATCTCCCCTTGCCACCCGGAACCGTACATCAGTGGATTTCAAAGATACCGACTACAAGCGGCACCAGTTGACACGGTCGATCAGTGAGATTAAACCCCCCAACCTCTTCCCACTGGCTCCCCAGGAAATTACACACTGCcatgatgaagatgatgatgaggaggaggaagaagaggaagagtaa